One Drosophila kikkawai strain 14028-0561.14 chromosome 3L, DkikHiC1v2, whole genome shotgun sequence genomic window carries:
- the LOC108077475 gene encoding isovaleryl-CoA dehydrogenase, mitochondrial: protein MALRFVAKSCRSLLQSGNRPVSWTRTLAHYPVNDAMFGLDEDRQKLREVAFSFFQKELAPLAKEIDKLDNFKDMRPFWKELGDLGFLGITAEPDFGGTGGTYLDHCIIMEEFSRAAGGVALSYGAHSNLCINQLTKNGTPEQKEKYLPKLCSGEHIGGLAMSEPGAGSDVVSMKLRAERKGDYYVLNGSKFWITNGSDADTLIVYAKTGGPGVPDKHSITAFIVETAWEGFSVAQKLDKLGMRGSSTCELVFQDLKVPAKNVLGQENKGVYVLMSGLDFERLVLAAGPVGLMQAACDVAFDYAHQRKQMNQLIGEFQLLQGKMADMYTTLGACRSYLYTVARSCDAGTRSPKDCAGVILYTAEKATQVALDAIQILGGNGYINENPTGRILRDAKLYEIGAGTSEIRRWLIGRQLNQEYK from the exons ATGGCTCTGCGATTTGTGGCCAAGTCATGCCGATCTCTCCTGCAGAGCGGCAATCGTCCTGTGTCCTGGACCCGAACGCTCGCCCACTATCCTGTCAACGATGCCATGTTCGGGCTGGACGAGGATCGCCAGAAGTTGCGGGAAGTCGCCTTCAGTTTCTTCCAGAAGGAACTGGCTCCACTGGCCAAGGAGATCGACAAGCTGGATAACTTCAA GGACATGCGTCCTTTCTGGAAGGAACTGGGCGATCTTGGCTTCCTGGGCATCACAGCAGAGCCAGACTTTGGTGGCACTGGAGGCACCTATCTCGATCACTGCATCATCATGGAGGAGTTCTCACG agctGCTGGTGGCGTGGCTCTGTCCTACGGAGCCCACTCCAACCTGTGCATCAATCAGCTGACCAAGAACGGCACTCCCGAACAGAAGGAAAAGTACCTGCCGAAGCTGTGCAGCGGCGAGCACATCGGAGGACTGGCCATGTCTGAACCCGGAGCTGGATCCGATGTGGTGTCCATGAAGCTGCGCGCCGAGCGCAAGGGTGACTACTATGTGCTGAATGGATCAAAGTTCTGGATTACCAACGGATCCGATGCCGATACTCTAATCGTGTATGCCAAGACCGGAGGTCCTGGAGTGCCGGACAAGCACAGTATCACCGCTTTCATTGTGGAGACCGCCTGGGAGGGCTTCAGTGTGGCCCAGAAGCTGGACAAGCTGGGCATGCGTGGAAGCAGCACCTGCGAGCTGGTCTTCCAGGACCTGAAGGTGCCCGCCAAGAATGTGCTGGGCCAGGAGAACAAGGGCGTCTATGTGCTGATGTCTGGTTTGGACTTTGAACGCTTGGTGCTCGCAGCCGGACCCGTGGGTCTAATGCAAGCCGCCTGCGACGTGGCCTTTGACTATGCCCACCAGCGCAAGCAGATGAACCAGTTGATCGGCGAGTTCCAGCTGCTGCAGGGCAAGATGGCCGACATGTACACCACGCTGGGTGCCTGCCGCAGCTACCTCTACACAGTGGCCAGGTCCTGTGATGCGGGCACTCGCAGTCCCAAAGATTGCGCCGGCGTCATTCTATACACCGCCGAGAAGGCCACTCAGGTGGCGTTGGACGCCATTCAGATCCTCGGTGGCAACGGCTACATCAATGAGAACCCAACGGGTCGCATCCTACGGGACGCCAAACTGTACGAGATCGGAGCCGGCACCTCGGAGATCAGGCGCTGGCTCATCGGTCGCCAGCTAAACCAGGAGTACAAGTAG